Proteins encoded together in one Microbacterium sp. ABRD28 window:
- a CDS encoding Pls/PosA family non-ribosomal peptide synthetase, whose amino-acid sequence MPAPEPDSVRPRPGNDRHQSELDRAGAAPPSRTLWDIVRETAARHPEASAIDDGSTALSYRETVRAAGRLALRLHEAGVTRGDRIGVRIASGSKDLYLAILGILAAGAAYVPVDADDPDERARLVFGEARVAGILTDGLVFVGDDVVRQASSRRAVPADHGAAGVPTDTAALALLEPPTPDDDAWVIFTSGSTGVPKGVAVTHRSAAAFVDAEARLFLQDAPLGPDDRVLAGLSVAFDASCEEMWLAWRHGACLVPAPRALVRSGEDLAPWLIRQGITVVSTVPTLAAMWPQDALESVRLLIFGGEACPPDLAARLSVEGREVWNTYGPTEATVVACAAPLGDGGPVRIGLPLDGWALAVVDAEGVRVAPGEIGELIIGGVGLARYLDPAKDAEKYAPFAQLGWERAYRSGDLVRYDPEGLVFVGRADDQVKVGGRRIELGEVEAALQDIPGVAAAAAAVRTSDAGVPLLVGYLVAPADLDRAAARAFLAERLPAALVPLLAVVDDLPVRTSGKVDRAALPWPLPGVELDVSGLSPDEVWLAAQWQAVLGMPVGDREADFFDLGGGSLAAAQLVSRLRARVPEFSVADIYDVPRLGAMAKAVGAVAEDARTDFHRPVPTPRRTQWAQTLLAVPLFVLSGIRWLLYLLTASALLQLVPGFEVLPTAPWPVLVAGLLLFATPFGRMAIAAAAARLLLAGVKAGDHPRGGGVHLRLWLAEQIADQVDAVGLAGAPWVVYYARALGATVGRGVDLHTLPPITGMLVIGDGAAIEPEVDLTGTWIDGDVVRIGPVRIGADATVGARSTLAPGTRIGQRAEIAPGSAVFGRVKADQSWAGSPAVRVGEVAAGWPTERAPAPTRWLWAYAASSVLLALLPIVAFALGGLVVAAGIRGADDLGTAFLGALALLVPGVLVAGVVFAAAVIVAVRLLSLGLGEGTFPVRSANGWRAWTIERLLDSARTILFPLYSSLFTPVWLRLLGAQVGKDVEASTVLLLPSMTRIEDGAFLADDTMVASYELRRGWVRIGAVRIGKRAFLGNSGMAAPGHRVPRDGLVAVLSSAPRKAKAGSSWLGSPAVRLRRVTAGGDDARTYHPPVRLRVARTLWELCRFVPVIVTCGIGLGVLFVLAALWEAAPIAALLLSGVVLLAAGAVAALVTTAAKWLIVGSIPAGESPLWSSFVWRTEVSDTFTEMVAAPWFARAAAGTPALAVWLRTLGARIGRGVWCDSYWLPEPDLVTLGDGSTVNRGCVVQTHLFHDRIMSMDTVTLEPGATLGPHSVILPGAVIGSHATVGPASLVMRGEAVPVGSRWSGNPIGPWRAVKVRAYQSTS is encoded by the coding sequence ATGCCCGCGCCCGAACCGGACTCGGTCCGACCCCGTCCCGGGAACGATCGCCACCAGTCCGAGCTCGACCGCGCCGGCGCCGCCCCGCCTTCTCGGACGCTGTGGGACATCGTCCGCGAGACCGCCGCCCGCCACCCCGAGGCCTCCGCGATCGATGACGGGTCGACCGCCCTCAGCTACCGCGAAACGGTGCGAGCCGCCGGCCGCCTCGCGCTCCGCCTGCACGAGGCGGGGGTGACGCGAGGTGATCGCATCGGAGTGCGGATCGCCTCCGGTTCCAAGGACCTGTATCTCGCGATCCTCGGGATCCTCGCCGCAGGCGCCGCGTACGTGCCGGTCGACGCCGACGACCCGGACGAGCGGGCCCGCCTGGTCTTCGGCGAGGCCCGGGTCGCCGGGATCCTCACCGACGGCCTGGTGTTCGTCGGCGATGACGTCGTGCGCCAGGCATCGTCTCGTCGGGCCGTTCCCGCCGATCACGGGGCCGCCGGGGTGCCGACCGACACCGCTGCGCTCGCCCTGCTCGAGCCCCCGACGCCCGACGACGACGCGTGGGTCATCTTCACGTCCGGCTCCACGGGCGTGCCGAAGGGCGTCGCCGTCACGCACCGGTCGGCTGCGGCGTTCGTCGACGCCGAGGCGCGGCTGTTCCTCCAGGACGCGCCGCTCGGCCCCGACGACCGCGTGCTCGCCGGATTGTCCGTCGCCTTCGACGCGTCGTGCGAGGAGATGTGGCTCGCCTGGCGGCACGGCGCGTGCCTCGTCCCCGCACCTCGCGCGCTGGTGCGGTCGGGCGAGGATCTGGCGCCGTGGCTCATCAGGCAGGGGATCACCGTGGTCTCGACCGTGCCGACCCTCGCGGCGATGTGGCCGCAGGATGCGCTCGAGAGCGTGCGGCTGCTGATCTTCGGCGGCGAGGCATGCCCGCCCGACCTCGCCGCCCGCCTGTCGGTGGAAGGGCGCGAGGTGTGGAACACCTACGGCCCGACCGAGGCCACCGTCGTGGCCTGCGCGGCCCCGCTCGGCGACGGGGGGCCGGTGCGGATCGGTCTGCCCCTCGACGGGTGGGCGCTCGCGGTCGTGGACGCCGAGGGCGTACGGGTCGCGCCGGGCGAGATCGGCGAGCTCATCATCGGCGGCGTGGGCCTGGCTCGCTACCTCGATCCCGCGAAAGACGCCGAGAAATACGCGCCGTTCGCGCAGCTGGGCTGGGAACGGGCCTACCGCTCCGGTGACCTCGTGCGGTACGACCCCGAGGGCCTGGTGTTCGTCGGTCGCGCCGACGACCAGGTGAAGGTGGGCGGCCGGCGCATCGAGCTCGGTGAGGTGGAGGCGGCCCTGCAGGACATCCCCGGTGTCGCCGCGGCCGCCGCGGCGGTGCGCACCAGCGATGCCGGCGTCCCCCTCCTCGTCGGATACCTCGTCGCTCCCGCGGACCTCGATCGTGCGGCCGCGCGGGCCTTCCTCGCCGAGCGACTGCCGGCCGCGCTGGTGCCACTCCTCGCCGTCGTCGACGACCTTCCCGTGCGCACCTCCGGCAAGGTCGATCGTGCCGCCCTGCCGTGGCCGCTCCCGGGCGTCGAGCTCGATGTCAGCGGCCTCTCACCCGACGAGGTGTGGCTGGCCGCGCAGTGGCAGGCGGTGCTCGGGATGCCGGTGGGCGACCGGGAAGCGGATTTCTTCGACCTGGGCGGGGGGTCGCTCGCCGCCGCGCAGCTGGTGTCGCGGCTGCGGGCGCGGGTGCCGGAGTTCTCGGTCGCCGACATCTACGACGTCCCGCGGCTCGGTGCGATGGCGAAGGCGGTCGGAGCCGTGGCCGAGGATGCCCGCACCGACTTCCATCGGCCGGTGCCGACCCCGCGCCGAACCCAGTGGGCGCAGACGCTGCTCGCGGTGCCGCTGTTCGTGCTCAGCGGAATCCGGTGGCTGCTGTACCTCCTCACCGCCTCGGCGCTTCTTCAGCTCGTACCGGGATTCGAGGTGCTGCCGACCGCGCCGTGGCCGGTGCTCGTGGCGGGACTGCTGCTGTTCGCCACGCCGTTCGGTCGCATGGCGATCGCCGCCGCGGCGGCGCGACTGCTGCTGGCCGGGGTGAAGGCGGGTGATCACCCGCGCGGGGGTGGTGTGCATCTTCGGCTGTGGCTCGCCGAGCAGATCGCCGACCAGGTGGATGCGGTCGGGCTCGCCGGCGCCCCCTGGGTGGTCTACTACGCCAGGGCCCTCGGGGCCACGGTGGGCCGGGGCGTCGATCTGCACACCCTGCCGCCCATCACCGGCATGCTCGTCATCGGTGACGGTGCGGCGATCGAGCCGGAGGTGGATCTCACCGGCACGTGGATCGACGGCGACGTCGTGCGGATCGGACCTGTGCGCATCGGGGCGGACGCCACGGTCGGCGCGCGGTCGACGCTGGCCCCGGGCACGCGCATCGGACAGCGCGCCGAGATCGCACCCGGGTCGGCGGTGTTCGGCCGGGTCAAGGCCGATCAGTCGTGGGCCGGGTCGCCCGCCGTCCGGGTGGGGGAGGTCGCGGCAGGGTGGCCGACAGAGCGCGCCCCCGCGCCGACCCGGTGGCTGTGGGCCTACGCCGCGTCATCCGTTCTGCTCGCCCTCCTTCCGATCGTCGCCTTCGCCCTCGGAGGGCTCGTGGTGGCCGCGGGGATCCGGGGGGCGGATGACCTCGGCACCGCGTTCCTCGGCGCGCTCGCCCTGCTCGTCCCGGGAGTCCTGGTCGCCGGTGTCGTCTTCGCCGCCGCCGTGATCGTCGCGGTACGCCTGCTGTCTCTCGGCCTGGGCGAGGGCACCTTCCCGGTGCGGAGTGCGAACGGCTGGCGGGCCTGGACCATCGAGCGACTGCTCGACTCCGCCCGCACGATCCTCTTCCCGCTCTACTCGAGCCTGTTCACACCGGTGTGGCTCCGGCTTCTCGGCGCCCAGGTCGGGAAGGACGTCGAGGCGTCGACCGTGCTGCTTCTGCCGTCGATGACCCGCATCGAAGACGGGGCGTTCCTCGCCGACGACACGATGGTGGCGTCCTACGAGCTGCGGCGCGGCTGGGTGCGGATCGGCGCGGTGCGCATCGGCAAGCGCGCCTTCCTCGGCAACTCCGGCATGGCCGCGCCGGGGCACCGTGTGCCCCGTGACGGCCTCGTGGCGGTGCTGTCCTCCGCGCCGCGCAAGGCGAAGGCCGGATCGTCGTGGCTCGGCTCGCCGGCCGTGCGCCTGCGACGGGTCACCGCGGGCGGAGACGACGCGCGCACCTATCACCCGCCGGTCCGGCTCCGCGTCGCACGGACGCTGTGGGAGCTGTGCCGGTTCGTGCCCGTCATCGTCACCTGCGGCATCGGGTTGGGTGTGCTCTTCGTCCTCGCCGCCCTGTGGGAGGCGGCCCCGATCGCCGCCCTGCTGCTCTCGGGCGTCGTGCTTCTGGCCGCCGGAGCCGTGGCGGCGCTCGTGACCACCGCGGCGAAGTGGCTCATCGTCGGGTCGATCCCCGCGGGCGAGTCCCCCCTGTGGTCGAGCTTCGTCTGGCGCACCGAGGTGTCGGACACCTTCACCGAGATGGTCGCCGCACCCTGGTTCGCCCGGGCGGCCGCCGGCACACCGGCCCTGGCCGTGTGGCTGCGTACCCTCGGGGCTCGTATCGGTCGGGGAGTGTGGTGCGACAGCTACTGGCTCCCCGAACCCGACCTCGTCACCCTCGGCGACGGCAGCACGGTCAATCGCGGGTGCGTCGTGCAGACCCACCTGTTCCATGATCGAATCATGAGTATGGACACGGTCACTCTCGAACCCGGCGCGACCCTCGGTCCGCACAGCGTCATCCTCCCGGGCGCGGTGATCGGGTCGCACGCGACGGTGGGCCCGGCGTCGCTGGTGATGCGGGGCGAGGCGGTGCCCGTCGGGTCACGCTGGAGCGGAAACCCGATCGGACCCTGGCGCGCGGTGAAGGTGCGCGCCTACCAGTCGACCTCGTGA
- the pstC gene encoding phosphate ABC transporter permease subunit PstC: MTTLAPPAAEPRTKPKQRPGDRWFSGTALFAGSMILVTLAAVAIFLIVQSIPGLTATSENASVLTSTFWSYVWPLAFGTLWASLLALVMAVPLSVAVALFISHYAPRRLAQTLGYIVDLLAAVPSVVFGLWGILVLAPAVQPVYTWLVDNAGWFPLFAGPVSGTGRTIFTAAMVLAVMVTPIITAICREIFLQTPVLHEEAALALGATRWEMVRMAVFPFGRSGIVSASMLGLGRALGETMAVAMVLSATGVVTFRLFTSENPSTIPANIALTFPEAYGVNVNVLIATGLILFIVTFAVNALARWIVSRRKEFSGAN, encoded by the coding sequence ATGACCACTCTGGCTCCTCCGGCGGCCGAACCCCGCACGAAGCCGAAGCAGCGCCCCGGCGACCGCTGGTTCTCGGGAACCGCGCTGTTCGCGGGCTCGATGATCCTCGTGACCCTTGCCGCCGTCGCGATCTTCCTCATCGTCCAGTCGATCCCCGGCCTCACCGCCACGAGCGAGAACGCCTCGGTGCTGACCTCGACCTTCTGGTCGTATGTCTGGCCCCTCGCCTTCGGAACCCTCTGGGCCTCCCTCCTCGCGCTCGTGATGGCTGTGCCGCTGTCCGTGGCCGTCGCCCTCTTCATCTCCCACTACGCCCCGCGCCGTCTGGCGCAGACCCTCGGTTACATCGTCGACCTGCTGGCCGCCGTCCCGTCGGTCGTCTTCGGCCTCTGGGGAATCCTCGTCCTCGCGCCCGCCGTCCAGCCGGTCTACACCTGGCTCGTCGACAACGCGGGGTGGTTCCCGCTGTTCGCCGGGCCCGTCTCGGGCACCGGCCGCACGATCTTCACCGCCGCGATGGTGCTGGCGGTCATGGTGACACCGATCATCACCGCCATCTGCCGCGAGATCTTCCTGCAGACCCCGGTCCTCCACGAAGAGGCGGCCCTCGCCCTCGGCGCCACGCGCTGGGAGATGGTGAGGATGGCGGTGTTCCCCTTCGGCCGCTCCGGCATCGTCTCGGCCTCGATGCTCGGCCTCGGCCGCGCCCTCGGCGAGACGATGGCCGTGGCCATGGTGCTCTCGGCCACCGGCGTGGTGACCTTCCGGCTCTTCACCTCCGAGAACCCCAGCACCATCCCCGCGAACATCGCCCTGACCTTCCCCGAGGCGTACGGCGTCAACGTCAACGTCCTCATCGCCACCGGCCTGATCCTCTTCATCGTGACCTTCGCCGTCAACGCGCTCGCTCGCTGGATCGTCAGCCGGCGCAAGGAATTCTCGGGAGCGAACTGA
- the pstA gene encoding phosphate ABC transporter permease PstA, with product MALTSAPPTESPSAPPLTVDQRITTGRLPKWAPWGILGASILLSLIFFGILALAPEGSFNIAGFAVVAALVYLVLITVVSSVVEGRRKAVDRLVTGVVTTAFAIAMVPLISLAFTAITNGIAGLSAEFFTSSMRNVVGEGGGALHAIVGTLLITGAAAIISIPIGLFTAIYLVEYGDGKRLARGITFLVDVMTGIPSIVAGLFAYALFAIFFGQGIRLGIMGAIALSVLMIPVVVRSCEEMLRLVPNELREASLALGVPKWLTIAKVVLPTAIGGIVTGIMLSIARVIGETAPLLITAGFTTSMNYNLFEGRMMTLPVFTYTQFMNQGIPAEAYINRAWAAALVLILIVMALNIVARVIANFYAPSKGR from the coding sequence ATGGCCCTCACCTCCGCTCCCCCGACCGAGTCCCCCTCGGCTCCCCCGCTCACCGTCGACCAGCGGATCACCACCGGTCGGCTGCCGAAGTGGGCGCCCTGGGGCATCCTGGGCGCCAGCATCCTGCTCAGCCTGATCTTCTTCGGCATCCTCGCCCTCGCCCCCGAGGGAAGCTTCAACATCGCCGGCTTCGCGGTCGTCGCCGCGCTGGTCTACCTGGTCCTCATCACGGTCGTCTCCAGCGTCGTCGAGGGTCGCCGCAAGGCCGTGGACCGGCTCGTGACGGGCGTCGTCACCACCGCCTTCGCCATCGCCATGGTGCCGCTGATCTCGCTCGCCTTCACCGCGATCACCAATGGCATCGCGGGGCTCTCGGCGGAGTTCTTCACCTCCTCGATGCGCAACGTCGTCGGCGAGGGCGGCGGCGCTCTCCACGCCATCGTGGGAACGCTCCTCATCACCGGCGCGGCCGCGATCATCTCCATCCCGATCGGGCTGTTCACCGCGATCTACCTCGTCGAGTACGGCGACGGAAAGCGCCTGGCGCGGGGCATCACCTTCCTCGTCGACGTCATGACCGGCATCCCCTCGATCGTGGCGGGCTTGTTCGCCTACGCGCTCTTCGCGATCTTCTTCGGCCAGGGCATCCGGCTCGGCATCATGGGCGCGATCGCGCTGTCGGTGCTCATGATCCCCGTGGTCGTCCGTTCGTGCGAGGAGATGCTGCGGCTCGTTCCCAATGAGCTGCGTGAGGCGTCGCTCGCGCTCGGCGTTCCGAAGTGGCTGACCATCGCCAAGGTGGTCCTCCCCACCGCGATCGGCGGCATCGTCACCGGCATCATGCTCTCGATCGCCCGCGTCATCGGCGAGACCGCGCCGCTGCTCATCACCGCCGGCTTCACCACGAGCATGAACTACAACCTGTTCGAGGGGCGCATGATGACCCTCCCGGTGTTCACGTACACCCAGTTCATGAACCAGGGCATCCCGGCCGAGGCGTACATCAACCGCGCCTGGGCTGCCGCGCTCGTTCTCATCCTGATCGTCATGGCCCTCAACATCGTCGCGCGCGTGATCGCCAACTTCTACGCGCCCTCCAAGGGCCGCTGA
- the pstS gene encoding phosphate ABC transporter substrate-binding protein PstS, which yields MKISRIAQLGAVAAVAALTLTACAANETAPAGGDSSDAPAESTLSGELVGSGASSQEVAVQAWSAGFQGANPDVTVSYDPSGSGAGRDSFQAGAVAFAGSDRAFTADEIAEGPFDGCVEGSGIIELPSYISPIAVIFNLEGVDELNMDAATIAGIFAGTISNWNDPAIAALNEGVELPDQQITPVHRADDSGTTENFTDYLYQAAPDVWTYEPDGVWPLSSGEAAQGTSGVVAAVEGGVGTIGYADASRAEGFGQVAVQVGEEFVAFSPEAAAAVVDASPREEGRTDGDLAIALDRTPDEAAYPIVLVSYMIACEEYVDAAQAPLVKGFLEYVISPEGQDAAAEAAGSAPVSDTQRENMQAAIDLIVTE from the coding sequence GTGAAGATCTCCCGTATTGCTCAGCTGGGCGCCGTCGCGGCCGTCGCGGCGCTGACGCTCACCGCCTGCGCCGCCAACGAGACCGCCCCCGCCGGCGGCGACTCCTCCGACGCTCCCGCCGAGTCGACTCTCTCGGGTGAGCTCGTCGGCTCGGGTGCCTCCTCGCAGGAGGTCGCGGTCCAGGCCTGGTCCGCCGGCTTCCAGGGCGCAAACCCCGATGTGACCGTCTCGTACGACCCCTCGGGCTCGGGTGCGGGTCGCGACTCGTTCCAGGCCGGCGCCGTCGCCTTCGCCGGCTCCGACCGCGCCTTCACCGCCGACGAGATCGCCGAGGGCCCCTTCGACGGCTGCGTCGAGGGCTCCGGAATCATCGAGCTGCCCTCCTACATCTCGCCCATCGCTGTCATCTTCAACCTCGAGGGCGTCGACGAGCTGAACATGGATGCCGCCACTATCGCGGGCATCTTCGCGGGAACCATCTCCAACTGGAACGACCCGGCGATCGCCGCGCTGAACGAGGGCGTCGAGCTGCCCGACCAGCAGATCACTCCGGTTCACCGCGCCGACGACTCGGGCACCACCGAGAACTTCACCGACTACCTCTACCAGGCTGCTCCCGACGTGTGGACCTACGAGCCCGACGGCGTGTGGCCGCTCAGCTCGGGTGAGGCCGCGCAGGGCACCTCGGGTGTCGTGGCCGCCGTCGAGGGTGGCGTCGGCACGATCGGCTACGCCGACGCGTCGCGCGCCGAGGGCTTCGGCCAGGTCGCCGTGCAGGTCGGCGAAGAGTTCGTCGCCTTCTCGCCCGAGGCCGCCGCCGCCGTCGTCGACGCCTCGCCGCGTGAAGAGGGCCGCACCGACGGCGACCTCGCGATCGCCCTGGACCGCACCCCCGACGAGGCTGCTTACCCGATCGTTCTGGTCAGCTACATGATCGCGTGCGAGGAGTACGTCGATGCCGCTCAGGCGCCGCTGGTCAAGGGCTTCCTCGAGTACGTCATCAGCCCGGAGGGTCAGGACGCCGCGGCCGAGGCCGCCGGTTCGGCTCCGGTCTCGGACACCCAGCGCGAGAACATGCAGGCTGCGATCGACCTGATCGTCACCGAGTGA
- a CDS encoding M1 family metallopeptidase, with product MTPVSAYTPDSGDAAFDVESYDLDLTYRVRTNRLDGRALLNAVAALSTRQVRLDLVGLRAASVRVDGDPVAFRQDSRALHLTLAAPLEPGERFSVDVAYGGAPRPRRTRWGTLGWEELDDGALVAAQPTGAPTWFPCNDRPDDRATYRVTLATDAPYRAIATGVPMDVRRRGRLEARTFELRVPTPTYLVAAHVGRFTTTAVTVPGVVAELVHPPELAERAAQAFAPLPRMMAVLEDVFGAYPQERCTMVVTPDVLEIPLEAQGMALFGVNHLALSFERLIAHELAHQWVGNSVGLRDWSDIWLNEGFACYAEWLWSERSGGATADAHAAAHWERVAAEPADLLLADPGPEAMFDDRVYKRGALTLHALRSAAGDAAFFPFLRRWTTVHRHQVVGTHEFRLAVAESFGPSGEALLSRWIDGVALPRRH from the coding sequence GTGACCCCGGTCTCGGCCTACACCCCCGACAGCGGGGACGCCGCCTTCGACGTCGAGTCGTACGACCTCGACCTGACGTACCGCGTGCGCACCAACCGCCTCGACGGGCGGGCGCTTCTGAACGCCGTCGCGGCCCTCTCGACGCGACAGGTGCGCCTCGATCTCGTCGGCCTGCGGGCGGCCTCGGTCCGCGTGGACGGCGACCCGGTGGCGTTCCGCCAGGACTCCCGCGCCCTTCACCTCACCCTGGCCGCGCCGTTGGAACCGGGGGAGCGGTTCTCCGTCGACGTCGCCTACGGCGGCGCACCGCGACCGCGCCGGACCCGCTGGGGGACGCTCGGGTGGGAGGAGCTCGATGACGGCGCCCTCGTCGCCGCGCAGCCGACCGGTGCGCCGACCTGGTTCCCGTGCAACGACCGCCCCGACGACCGGGCGACCTACCGCGTGACCCTGGCGACGGACGCGCCGTACCGCGCCATCGCGACAGGGGTGCCGATGGACGTCCGGCGCCGTGGCCGGCTCGAAGCCCGCACCTTCGAGCTGCGCGTTCCGACGCCGACCTACCTCGTGGCTGCGCACGTCGGGCGCTTCACCACCACCGCGGTGACCGTTCCGGGGGTGGTGGCGGAGCTGGTCCATCCCCCCGAACTCGCAGAGCGCGCCGCGCAGGCCTTTGCTCCGCTGCCGCGGATGATGGCGGTCCTGGAGGATGTCTTCGGCGCGTATCCCCAGGAGCGCTGCACGATGGTCGTCACCCCGGACGTCCTGGAGATCCCGCTCGAAGCGCAGGGAATGGCGCTGTTCGGCGTCAACCACCTCGCGCTGTCGTTCGAGCGGCTCATCGCCCATGAGCTCGCCCATCAGTGGGTGGGCAACAGCGTGGGCCTCCGCGACTGGAGCGACATCTGGCTGAACGAGGGCTTCGCCTGCTACGCCGAATGGCTGTGGTCCGAGCGCTCGGGCGGGGCGACCGCCGACGCCCACGCCGCTGCGCACTGGGAGCGTGTGGCGGCCGAGCCGGCCGATCTGCTCCTCGCCGACCCCGGTCCGGAGGCGATGTTCGACGATCGGGTCTACAAGCGCGGAGCGCTGACGCTGCACGCACTGCGCTCAGCCGCCGGCGATGCGGCGTTCTTCCCCTTCCTGCGGCGCTGGACCACCGTGCACCGCCACCAGGTGGTCGGCACCCACGAGTTCCGTCTCGCCGTCGCCGAGTCGTTCGGACCGTCCGGGGAAGCGCTCCTGTCGCGCTGGATCGACGGCGTCGCCCTCCCGCGGCGTCACTGA
- a CDS encoding aminotransferase class IV translates to MTRRHALLIDPVASDDDRGDFSDTFSTVDPAGPVLSVGELSAQRGDGVFESVGVVDGHPQEVTAHLERLAHSAALCDLPAPHLGQWRAAVAEIASRCPAGESVIKLVLSRGVDHRPGPTAWVTASPAPDFSRVRRDGVRVVTLDRGVDSGAFTRAPWLLLGAKTLSYAVNMAAIREAGRRGADDAVFVSSDGIVLEAPTASVIVRFGDRFVTPEPATGILHGTTQLSLFAYLAGRGFDVGYDTISVDRLRHADAGWLVSSVRLAAPIVAVDDHEIALDAALTASMTDYLLSPRD, encoded by the coding sequence ATGACCCGGCGCCACGCCCTGTTGATCGACCCCGTCGCATCCGATGACGACCGCGGCGACTTCTCCGACACCTTCTCGACCGTTGATCCCGCCGGCCCGGTCCTGAGCGTCGGCGAGCTGAGCGCGCAGCGCGGCGACGGTGTCTTCGAATCCGTCGGCGTCGTCGACGGGCACCCGCAGGAGGTCACCGCGCACCTGGAGCGTCTCGCGCATTCTGCGGCGCTGTGCGACCTTCCGGCTCCGCACCTCGGTCAGTGGCGCGCGGCGGTGGCGGAGATCGCGTCGCGATGCCCCGCCGGGGAGTCTGTCATCAAGCTCGTCCTGAGCCGAGGCGTCGATCATCGGCCCGGACCCACGGCCTGGGTCACCGCCTCGCCCGCCCCCGACTTCTCGCGGGTGCGCCGCGATGGCGTCCGAGTGGTGACCCTCGACCGGGGCGTCGACAGCGGCGCCTTCACCCGCGCCCCGTGGCTGCTCCTCGGCGCGAAGACCCTGTCGTACGCGGTGAACATGGCCGCGATCCGCGAAGCGGGCCGCAGGGGAGCGGATGACGCCGTCTTCGTGTCATCCGACGGGATCGTGCTGGAGGCGCCGACCGCATCGGTCATCGTCCGTTTCGGCGACCGCTTCGTCACCCCCGAGCCGGCAACGGGAATCCTCCACGGAACGACGCAGCTGAGCCTGTTCGCGTATCTCGCCGGACGGGGGTTCGACGTGGGGTACGACACCATCTCGGTCGACCGACTGAGACACGCCGACGCTGGATGGCTGGTCTCCAGCGTGCGGCTCGCGGCACCGATCGTTGCGGTGGACGACCACGAGATCGCCCTGGACGCCGCCCTGACGGCATCGATGACCGACTACCTGCTGTCGCCGCGCGACTGA
- the pstB gene encoding phosphate ABC transporter ATP-binding protein PstB has protein sequence MSKSIEVNDLNVYYGDFLAVEGVSLNIEPRSVTAFIGPSGCGKSTFLRTLNRMHEVIPGARVEGDVLLDGDNLYGSNVDPVLVRRQIGMVFQRPNPFPTMSIRDNVLAGVKLNNKRMSKSDADGLVEQSLKGANLWNEVKDRLDRPGSSLSGGQQQRLCIARAIAVSPQVLLMDEPCSALDPISTYAIEELIAELKNEYTVVIVTHNMQQASRVSDKTAFFNIAGTGKPGKLIEYDDTTTIFTTPSVQATEDYVSGRFG, from the coding sequence GTGTCCAAGAGCATCGAAGTCAATGACCTGAACGTCTACTACGGCGACTTCCTCGCCGTCGAAGGCGTCTCCCTCAACATCGAGCCTCGCAGTGTCACCGCGTTCATCGGTCCGTCGGGCTGCGGCAAGTCGACGTTCCTGCGCACCCTGAACCGCATGCACGAGGTCATCCCCGGCGCTCGCGTGGAAGGCGATGTGCTGCTCGACGGAGACAACCTGTACGGCTCGAACGTCGACCCGGTGCTGGTCCGCCGCCAGATCGGTATGGTCTTCCAGCGGCCGAACCCCTTCCCCACGATGTCGATCCGCGACAACGTGCTCGCCGGGGTGAAGCTGAACAACAAGCGGATGTCCAAGTCCGACGCCGACGGCCTCGTGGAGCAGTCGCTGAAGGGCGCCAACCTCTGGAACGAGGTCAAGGACCGCCTCGACCGCCCTGGTTCGAGCCTGTCGGGCGGTCAGCAGCAGCGTCTGTGCATCGCGCGGGCCATCGCCGTGTCACCGCAGGTGCTGCTGATGGACGAGCCCTGCTCGGCCCTCGACCCGATCTCGACCTACGCCATCGAAGAGCTCATCGCCGAGCTGAAGAACGAGTACACCGTCGTCATCGTCACCCACAACATGCAGCAGGCGTCGCGGGTGTCGGACAAGACGGCGTTCTTCAACATCGCCGGCACCGGCAAGCCCGGCAAGCTCATCGAATACGACGACACGACCACGATCTTCACGACGCCCTCGGTGCAGGCCACCGAGGACTACGTCTCCGGTCGCTTCGGATAG
- a CDS encoding chemotaxis protein CheY, translating to MRAARSQPSGFVIRWARVPEGMPRRDVAWSMIAELAGNPAALRLRNPCPRCGGPHGPVVLEGTGLRGSVAYAGRIAVAAVTPAAGTVGFGIDAEARLDPVRDTAGWDGVPGPGRRGTVREWTRIEAALKADGRGLDVDPADVVVRERADGTWSATLPGRREPAEGWDVPATSDLVVSAAILRQ from the coding sequence ATGAGGGCCGCGCGGTCGCAGCCATCCGGGTTCGTCATCCGCTGGGCCCGAGTGCCCGAGGGGATGCCGCGTCGCGACGTCGCCTGGAGCATGATCGCCGAGCTGGCCGGAAACCCGGCGGCCCTTCGCCTTCGCAACCCCTGTCCTCGCTGCGGCGGACCGCACGGACCGGTCGTCCTGGAGGGCACGGGACTGCGCGGATCGGTGGCCTACGCCGGACGCATCGCGGTCGCGGCCGTCACGCCCGCCGCGGGGACCGTCGGGTTCGGGATCGATGCCGAAGCACGGCTGGATCCCGTGCGCGACACCGCCGGGTGGGACGGGGTGCCCGGGCCGGGACGGCGCGGCACCGTCCGCGAGTGGACTCGGATCGAGGCTGCGCTGAAGGCGGACGGCCGGGGGCTCGACGTCGACCCCGCCGACGTCGTCGTGCGAGAGAGGGCGGACGGCACCTGGTCGGCGACGCTCCCCGGTCGCCGGGAGCCGGCCGAGGGATGGGACGTTCCCGCGACCTCGGATCTCGTCGTCAGTGCGGCGATCCTCCGTCAGTGA